A DNA window from Actinomadura coerulea contains the following coding sequences:
- the mscL gene encoding large conductance mechanosensitive channel protein MscL, producing the protein MSGFKKFLLRGNLVELAVAFVVGAAFAGLVKDFASSFITPLIALLGGKPDYTRLAVTIDGTTFPYGVFVTSAIAFFITAVIVYFLVVLPTTKLIERMDRGKEATERECPQCLSDIPVLARRCRYCTAEVVPANEVPSPR; encoded by the coding sequence ATGAGCGGATTCAAGAAGTTCCTCCTCCGCGGGAACCTTGTCGAACTCGCGGTGGCGTTCGTCGTCGGAGCGGCGTTCGCCGGGCTCGTGAAGGACTTCGCGAGTTCCTTCATCACCCCGTTGATCGCCCTTCTCGGAGGCAAGCCCGACTACACGCGCCTCGCCGTCACCATCGACGGCACCACGTTCCCGTACGGGGTCTTCGTGACCTCGGCGATCGCGTTCTTCATCACGGCCGTGATCGTCTACTTCCTGGTCGTGCTCCCGACGACCAAGCTGATCGAGCGGATGGACCGCGGCAAGGAGGCCACCGAGCGCGAGTGCCCGCAGTGCCTCAGCGACATCCCGGTGCTGGCCCGCCGCTGCCGCTACTGCACCGCGGAGGTCGTCCCCGCCAACGAGGTGCCGTCCCCCCGCTGA